From one Rhopalosiphum padi isolate XX-2018 chromosome 2, ASM2088224v1, whole genome shotgun sequence genomic stretch:
- the LOC132922597 gene encoding E3 ubiquitin-protein ligase HECTD1 isoform X1, with amino-acid sequence MADVDPETLLEWLNMGQGDERDMQLIALEQLCMLLLMSDNVDRCFEVCPPRSFLPALCRIFLDESAPDSVLEVTARAITYYLDVSAECTRRIVAIDGALKAICNRLVITDIFSRTNKDLAEQCCKVLELICTREAGAVFEAGGLSSVLLFISDVGSCVHKDTLHSAMTVVSRLCTKMEPNEASLPTCVESLSTMLKHDDSHVSDGALRCFASLSDRFTRRGIDPAPLAQHGLLNELILRLSSAAGPTVTNIGTPGLNANTSTTEVKSSQSISTVISLLTTLCRGSKSVSHDLFRSNLADAIEKALKGDERCCLDTMRLVDLLLVLLLEGRDAVSWSTVACTSNNPLLPKLRRLDSSAEKSQRHLIDCIRSKDTEALMEAVNSGAIDVNFVDEVGQTLLNWASAFGTQEMVEYLCSKGADVNKGLRSSSLHYAACFGRPSIAKILLKNGANPELRDEEGKTPLDKARERMDEGHREVAAILESPEWLMSSKNEIVQSNESKEPKGDPEMAAIYLKRLMPVFCHTFQSTMLPSIRRTSLSLIKKMVHYIKPDWLEDICRPDSPNNLAPLLVEVLATVLDNEEDDDGHVIALQTIYDLLNKCQDTFLDHFARLGVFCKVQQLIGPDSNSEVDNAQQIDSKNFQTEDAKEILPGHAYHWKDWFFCRGRDCLYAWNDYVVLELSNGSNGWFRFMINDKLSTMYSSGSPEGQPDTNKTRVSDQPSTDENKTEFIEKYLKAKVFVKLNTVSQPILSTPGLNRIAVGNWILISKKDCELSIQNSDGLQQITTLIYGTNGFSFQSNRGNQHMFTALIPLKSDFTSGWETVKKANIVTATTESIGQKIRKQAQEIFDTFFKAAQAQPRGVVARLSKIVKAIELAIQNQSSVLKDSSNKDFWASALCKAVLNLKKLLMEDEGSVSAYEIYSSGLVEVLLKLLTISSLEQDDDVIELQKLRIDIFVKCFKEKKNEKGMETCASVLVQKLISVLESIERLPVYLYESPGAFHGLQILSRRIRFRLEKAVKETTLVDRTGRGLRMEPLTTVHQLEKHLLKMVAKQWYDHERVTYNYVKKLKDKNNIPMKFKHYYDFDKNGVLYWIGTNGKTSVDWVNPGQYGLMLVQSSDGRNLPYGQVEDILSRDSVAINCHTNDDSKAWFSIDLGLFIIPTDYTLRHARGYGRSALRNWLFQMSKDGTNWTTLYTHIDDTALNEPGNTATWSIEINDKEETQGWRHIRIQQNGKNASGQTHYLSLSGFEIYGNVTGVCEDLGKAAKEAEASLKRQRRMFKAQMYKQMVTGARVMRGIDWKWRDQDGNPPCVGTVTGDLHNGWIDVVWDHGVTNSYRMGAEGKYDLRLVSEPQPTSASSKIFKNIPNAALSSIMTRMSSSTPILPEASNDNNAIVSVTNTDQISSAENLAVKQAAQQFTDSIMSVMRMEPSAVTPPTTNSLDNSLRIVVHPTPSVDLATIVESTSNDETQQNIENNKKNSNCYEEEFLPALGRVKPTYRRSSVTSLVHTLQSIQIDTPPNNKVNSKEKPIIIMHHNTSDSSNTQTQDLSTDTIINNANNSAFNTEICSPNNSDLEKENKKEENRNNSSNHMSVSVPNLASNAPPRSQADIPLQKHLAETYAPYQKYRNFDRNNSHNNQTQAANNHMPQRVPTSVSSLVRLALSTNFPSGLLQTAQSYPSLSANNTSNNSCSITTIANRTFCVGEALTMSLASTSSDSEQVSLEDFLDSVRAPALFAELEDDEEIVEDDDIPDDDENEDEQEYEEVMVSRNLLSMEDEAFAAQQHAAIESIVGADRCGNPYKRRSWDDDYVLRREFTALIPAFDPRPGRTNVNQTSDLEVIAPPDDENDEIPDVFTENSSSINNQTSLPRIKLTLKGPNLPGIKDVEVELKDSNWTIFHAVQKLAQLADLGSRQEKSRRIWEPTYTIMYEELTNKDQVLSEDPDNQWDSDLPIFSTRTQLSNTGCTVDHVLQLLRQLHNLSINPMISLLKPYTDDFFEAHIKDDGELANSEIFNSKKMTNKLVQQIQDPLVLSSGALPSWCEHLNLSYSFLFPFETRHLYFNCTAFGPSRSIVWLQSQRENVERHRTGSSLPLRREEEYRVGRLKHDRVRIPRGENILAWGRQLMRAHIDRQTVLEVEFMGEEGTGLGPTLEFYSLIAAEFQRKDLCMWMCNDEMPEETRKCIWLEEGAKPPGYYVRRTGGLYPAPLPQDSPCCDRAVKHFWFLGMFLAKVLQDNRLIDLPLSLPFLKLLTKAKNNESGRVLNESDLFDIDEDQAMFIKDLNMLILAKEKILLDQSLSDEEKKEQIKNLQFQCGQTGKVHLENLSLSMIYLPSSYCFPFTYINLVEDGLSQDVNMDNVEQYVSLLTDFILETGIKRQMDALKAGFCRVFSNEKLNAFTPLEVRRMLCGQQEPEWTREDLLNYTEPKLGYNKESPGFLRLVNVLEQMNSEERKSFLQFTTGCSSLPPGGLANLYPRLTVVRKVDAGAGSFPSVNTCVHYLKLPEYPDELTLRERLLAATLEKGFHLN; translated from the exons ATGGCTGATGTTGATCCAGAAACTCTTCTGGAGTGGCTTAACATGGGCCAGGGTGATGAACGAGATATGCAACTCATAGCATTAGAACAGTTATGCATGTTATTATTGATGTCTGATAACGTTGACAGATGTTTTGAAGT atgTCCACCCCGCTCATTTTTACCAGCACTTTGTCGGATATTTCTTGATGAAAGTGCTCCTGATAGTGTACTTGAAGTGACTGCTAGAGCAATTACTTATTACCTGGATGTATCTGCTGAATGTACTAGACGTATTGTGGCAATTGATGGTGCATTAAAAGCAATTTGCAATCGATTAGTAATTACAGATATATTTTCAAGAACTAATAAAGATTTAGCTGAACAATGTTGCAAA gTATTGGAACTAATATGCACTCGTGAAGCAGGTGCTGTTTTTGAGGCTGGTGGCCTAAGTTCTGTATTATTGTTCATTAGTGATGTTGGATCTTGTGTACACAAAGATACTCTTCATTCTGCTATGACTGTAGTTTCTAGATTATGTACTAAAATGGAACCAAATGAAGCATCATTACCAACTTGTGTTGAGTCTTTATCTACAATGCTTAAACATGACGACTCTCATGTTTCCGATGGTGCTTTGAGATGCTTTGCTTCATTATCTGATAGATTTACACGCCGCGGAATTGATCCAGCTCCTCTAGCACAACATGGACTTTTAAATGAATTGATACTTCGATTATCTTCAGCAGCTGGACCTACAGTAACAAATATAGGAACACCTG GCCTAAACGCAAATACTTCAACTACTGAGGTTAAATCTTCTCAATCCATATCAACAGTTATAAGCTTGTTAACTACTCTTTGTCGTGGATCTAAATCTGTATCTCat GACTTATTTAGATCTAACTTAGCTGATGCGATTGAAAAAGCTCTAAAAGGCGATGAaag atgttgTTTGGATACTATGCGTTTAGTCGATTTATTACTAGTGTTACTTCTTGAAGGACGTGATGCAGTATCATGGAGTACAGTAGCATGTACAAGCAATAATCCTTTATTACCAAAACTTCGACGTTTAGATTCTAGTGCTGAAAAATCTCAACGTCATTTAATTGATTGTATCAGAAGTAAAGATACGGAAGCATTAATGGAAGCTGTAAACTCTGGTG CAATTGATGTAAACTTTGTGGATGAAGTTGGTCAGACTTTACTAAACTGGGCTTCTGCATTTGGTACCCAAGAAATGGTAGAATATTTGTGTTCTAAAGGAGCTGATGTCAATAAAGGTCTTAGGTCATCATCATTGCATTATGCCGCTTGTTTTGGAAGACCATCTATAGCTAAAATTCTTCTAAAAAATGGTGCTAATCCAGAACTTCGAGATGAAGAGGGTAAAACTCCATTAGATAAAGCACGAGAAAGAATGGATGAAGGACATCGTGAAGTTGCTGCTATATTGGAATCTCCtg AGTGGTTGATGTCTTCCAAAAATGAAATTGTTCAGTCAAATGAATCCAAAGAACCAAAAGGAGATCCTGAGATGGCCGCAATTTATCTTAAACGTTTAATGCCTGTTTTTTGTCATACTTTTCAATCAACCATGCTACCATCGATCag AAGAACTTCTctttctttaattaaaaaaatggttcATTACATTAAACCAGATTGGCTTGAGGATATATGTAGACCTGATTCTCCAAATAATCTTGCTCCTTTGTTGGTTGAAGTACTTGCTACTGTTCTTGATAATGAG GAAGATGATGATGGACATGTCATTGCTTTACAAACCATTTATGACCTTTTGAATAAATGTCAAGATACGTTTCTTGATCATTTTGCACGTCTGGGAGTTTTTTGTAAAGTACAACAGCTTATTGGACCTGATAGTAATTCAGAAGTAGATAATGCCCAGCAAATtgattcaaaaaat ttTCAAACTGAAGATGCTAAAGAAATATTGCCAGGTCATGCATATCATTGGAAAGATTGGTTTTTCTGTCGTGGTCGAGATTGTCTTTATGCTTGGAATGACTATGTTGTCTTGGAGTTATCGAATGGTAGTAATGGATGGTTTAGATTTATGATCAATGATAAATTGTCTACAATGTATTCCAGTGGAAGCCCCGAAGGACAACCAGAtacaa ATAAAACTAGAGTTTCTGATCAACCATCAACAGAtg aaaacaaaactgaatttattgaaaaatatttaaaagccaAAGTGTTTGTTAAGCTCAATACAGTGAGCCAACCAATTTTAAGTACTCCGGGTTTAAATAGAATAGCAGTTGGTAACTGGATCCTTATTTCAAAGAAAGATTGTGAACTTAGCATACAAAACTCTGATGGTTtacag caaaTTACTACATTAATATATGGAACCAATGGATTTTCTTTTCAATCTAATCGCGGTAATCAACACATGTTTACTGCTTTGATACCACTTAAAAGTGATTTTACCTCAGGCTGGGAAACAGTTAAAAAAGCAAATATAGTAACAGCAACAACTGAAAGTATTGGACAAAAG ATTCGTAAACAAGCACAAGaaatatttgatacatttttcaaaGCGGCTCAGGCTCAACCAAGGGGTGTTGTTGCAAGATTAAGCAAAATTGTTAAAGCCATTGAATTAGCCATTCAAAATcaa TCGTCTGTGCTAAAAGATAGCTCCAATAAAGATTTTTGGGCATCAGCTCTTTGCAAGGCAGTATTAAActtgaaaaaattgttaatggAAGATGAAGGTAGTGTTTCGGCATATGAAATATATAGCAGTGGTTTAGTTGAAGTTTTATTGAAACTTTTAACAATCAGTAGTCTTGAACAAGATGACGATGTTATAGAATTACAGAAACTCAGGATTGacatttttgttaaatgtttcaaa gaaaagaaaaatgaaaaaggaATGGAGACTTGTGCTTCTGTTTTAGTGCAAAAGCTGATATCTGTTTTAGAATCTATTGAAAGATTACCTGTGTATTTATATGAATCACCTGGTGCTTTTCATGGattacaa atattatcaaGACGTATAAGATTCCGTTTGGAAAAAGCTGTAAAAGAAACCACTCTTGTTGATCGTACAGGTAGAGGCTTAAGAATGGAGCCTCTAACAACTGTGCATCAACTTGAAAAACATCTACTAAAAATGGTTGCAAAACAGTGGTATGATCATGAACGTGTcacttataattatgttaagaaactcaaagataaaaataatataccaatgAAGTTCAAgcattattatgattttgataaaaatggtGTCTTATATTGGATTGGTACAAATGGAAAAACATCAGTAGATTGGGTTAACCCAGGTCAATATGGATTAATGCTAGTTCAATCTTCAGATGGTCGTAATTTACCATATGGTCAAGTAGAAGATATTCTAAGCAGGGATTCTGTTGCAATTAACTGTCATACTAATGATGATAGCAAGGCATGGTTTTCGATTGACTTaggattatttataattccaaCTGATTATACACTTAGGCATGCCAGAGGTTATGGCCGTTCTGCACTACGAAATTGGTTATtccaa ATGTCTAAAGATGGCACTAATTGGActacattatacacacacattgATGATACAGCATTAAATGAACCAGGAAATACTGCTACTTGGTCCATAGAAATAAATGATAAGGAAGAAACTCAGGGTTGGCGACATATTAGAATACAACAGAATGGTAAAAATGCATCAGGGCAAACACATTATCTCTCATTATCTGGTTTTGAGATTTATGGAAATGTTACTGGTGTATGCGAAGACTTGG GCAAAGCAGCTAAAGAAGCAGAAGCTAGTCTAAAACGTCAAAGACGTATGTTTAAGGCTCAAATGTATAAGCAAATGGTGACTGGTGCTAGAGTTATGCGTGGCATTGATTGGAAATGGAGGGATCAAGATGGAAATCCACCTTGTGTAGGAACAGTTACTGGAGACTTGCACAATG GTTGGATAGACGTTGTGTGGGATCATGGAGTTACAAACTCATACCGAATGGGTGCTGAAGGAAAGTATGATCTACGGCTAGTCAGTGAACCCCAACCTACATCTGCCT cttcaaaaatattcaaaaacattcCAAATGCAGCCTTATCTAGCATCATGACAAGAATGTCTAGTTCTACTCCTATTTTACCTGAAGCATCTAATGATAATAATGCTATTGTTTCTGTAACCAATACAGATCAAATATCTTCTGCAGAGAATTTAGCAGTAAAG caagCTGCACAACAATTCACTGATAGTATAATGTCAGTCATGAGAATGGAACCCTCTGCAGTTACTCCGCCAACTACAAATTCATTAGACAATTCACTTCGAATAGTAGTCCACCCAACTCCTTCTGTTGATCTCGCCACAATTGTTGAATCTACATCAAATG atgaaactcaacaaaacattgaaaataataagaaaaacagTAACTGCTATGAAGAAGAATTTTTACCAGCTTTAGGAAGAGTGAAACCAACTTACAGACGTAGTTCTGTTACCAGTTTAGTTCACACATTACAATCCATTCAAATTGATACACCCCCTAACAATaaa gtAAACTCAAAagaaaaaccaataataattatgcatcaTAATACATCAGACTCTTCCAACACCCAAACACAAGATCTATCTACTGATACTATAATAAACAATGCAAATAATTCAGCTTTTAATACAGAAATATGTAGTCCAAACAATTCGG atttagaaaaagaaaataaaaaggAAGAAAACCGAAATAATTCTTCAAATCACATGAGTGTTAGTGTTCCAAATTTAGCATCTAATGCACCACCTAGATCACAAGCAGATATTCCATTGCAAAAACATTTAGCAGAAACTTATGCTCCATaccaaaaatatagaaattttgATCGAAACAATAGTCATAATAATCAAACTCAAGCTGCTAATAATCATATGCCTCAACGGGTACCGACTTCAGTATCCAGTCTTGTTCGTTTGGCTCTATCTACTAATTTTCCAA GTGGTTTGCTTCAAACAGCACAAAGTTATCCTAGCTTATCAGCTAACAATACTTCTAATAATTCATGTTCTATAACAACTATTGCAAATCGGACATTTTGTGTTGGTGAAGCTCTAACTATGAGTTTAGCGTCTACATCAAGTGATAGTGAACAAGTCAGTTTAGAA GATTTCTTAGACAGTGTCCGTGCTCCAGCCTTATTTGCAGAACTTGAAGACGATGAAGAAATTGTTGAAGATGATGATATTCCAGATGATGATGAAAACGAAGATGAACAAGAATATGAAGAGGTAATGGTCTCCAGAAATCTACTAAGTATG GAAGATGAAGCATTTGCAGCCCAGCAACATGCTGCTATTGAAAGTATTGTGGGTGCTGATAGATGTGGTAATCCATATAAGAGACGTTCATGGGATGATGATTATGTGCTTAGAAGAGAATTCACAGCATTGATACCAGCCTTTGATCCTCGACCAGGGCGTACTAATGTCAACCAAACATCTGATTTAGAAGTAATTGCTCCACCTGATGACGAAAATGACGAAATTCCTGATGTTTTTACTGAAAATTCAAGTAGTATTAATAATCAAACATCATTACCAAGAATTAAGTTGACTCTAAAAGGACCTAATTTGCCAGGA ATTAAAGATGTAGAAGTTGAGCTTAAAGATTCTAATTGGACAATTTTTCATGCTGTTCAGAAGTTGGCTCAATTAGCAGACCTTGGTAGTCGTCAAGAAAAATCTCGGCGAATTTGGGAACCTACTTATAC aaTCATGTACGAAGAATTGACCAACAAAGATCAAGTACTTAGTGAAGATCCTGATAATCAATGGGATTctgatttacctatattttctaCGAGAACACAATTGAGTAATACAGGTTGCACTGTTGATCATGTACTTCAACTTTTAAGGCAGCTTCATAATCTTTCCATTAATCCAATGATCTCTTTACTTAAACCATACACTGATGACTTCTTTGAAG CACATATTAAAGATGATGGAGAGTTAGCAAacagtgaaatatttaatagcaaAAAAATGACTAATAAACTTGTTCAACAAATTCAAGATCCTTTGGTATTAAGTTCAGGTGCACTTCCATCTTGGTGTGAACATTTAAATCTTtcttattcatttttgtttcCATTCGAAACtagacatttgtattttaattgcaCTGCATTTGGGCCATccag atCTATCGTATGGTTACAATCTCAGCGAGAGAATGTTGAACGACATCGCACTGGTTCGAGTCTTCCTCTTAGACGAGAAGAAGAGTACAGAGTCGGTCGTTTAAAACATGATCGAGTCCGTATACCACGAGGTGAAAATATACTTGCATGGGGTAGACAACTTATGCGGGCTCACATTGATCGACAAACAGTATTAGAAGTTGAGTTCATGGGTGAAGAAGGTACCGGATTAGGTCCCACATTagaattttattcattaattgcTGCCGAGTTTCAGCGAAAAGATCTCT GCATGTGGATGTGTAATGATGAAATGCCCGAAGAGACCCGTAAATGCATTTGGCTTGAAGAAGGAGCAAAACCACCTGGTTATTATGTTAGACGAACGGGTGGACTGTACCCAGCACCATTACCTCAAGATTCTCCATGTTGCGATAGAGCTGTAAAACATTTTTGGTTCCTTGGCATGTTCCTAGCAAAAGTTCTTCAAGATAATCGTTTAATCGACCTTCCATTATCATTGCCATTCCTAAAACTTTTAACTAAAGCAAAAAATAATGA atccGGTAGAGTGCTGAATGAATCAGACTTGTTCGACATTGATGAAGATCAAGCAATgtttataaaagatttaaacatgttaattttggcaaaagaaaaaattttattagatcAATCATTGAGCGATGAAGAAAAAAaggaacaaattaaaaacttacaatTTCAGTGTGGCCAAACAGGCAAAGTGCACTTAGAAAACCTGAGCTTAAGCATGATTTACCTACCATCATCTTACTGTTTCCCATTTACCTACATTAATCTAGTTGAAGATGGTCTTAGCCAGGATGTTAACATGGACAATGTAGAGCAATATGTTAGTTTATTGACCGATTTTATATTGGAGACGGGAATCAAGAGACAAATGGATGCACTAAAGGCAGGTTTTTGTCGTGTATTCTCAAACGAAAAGTTAAATGCATTTACTCCACTTGAGGTTAGACGAATGTTATGTGGCCAACAAGAACCAGAATGGACTCGTGAAGATCTATTGAACTACACTGAACCCAAATTGGGGTATAATAAagaaag tcCTGGATTTTTACGTTTGGTGAACGTTTTGGAACAAATGAACTCGGAAGAACGTAAATCATTCTTACAATTTACTACTGGTTGTTCGTCATTACCACCAGGAGGTTTAGCCAATCTATATCCAAGGCTAACTGTGGTCCGTAAAGTTGATGCTGGTGCAGGTAGTTTTCCATCAGTAAACACTTGCGTCCATTACTTGAAATTACCAGAGTATCCTGATGAACTTACATTGAGGGAACGCTTGTTGGCTGCAACACTTGAAAAAGGTTTCCATCTCAACTAA